One window of the Deltaproteobacteria bacterium genome contains the following:
- a CDS encoding exodeoxyribonuclease VII small subunit translates to MSRPAKILKFEQAMGQLEKMVEKLEAGDLSLEESLKVFEEGMELTKFCEQKIEEAEGKVEMLMKDRGPRERHWSERAGAESHEQKER, encoded by the coding sequence ATGTCCAGACCGGCAAAAATCCTCAAATTCGAACAGGCGATGGGCCAGCTCGAAAAAATGGTGGAAAAACTCGAGGCGGGAGATCTTTCGCTGGAAGAATCGCTGAAGGTTTTTGAAGAGGGGATGGAACTGACGAAGTTTTGCGAACAAAAGATCGAAGAGGCGGAGGGAAAGGTGGAGATGTTGATGAAGGATAGGGGTCCCCGCGAGCGCCACTGGTCCGAGCGAGCGGGGGCGGAGTCGCATGAGCAGAAGGAAAGGTGA
- the xseA gene encoding exodeoxyribonuclease VII large subunit, which produces MLPLLQTDTRKIYTVSEVTRDIRGLLEDNFPTIWLSGEISNFRTPSSGHFYFTLKDESAQIAAVMFRGNNHSLKFSLKDGLGVIVHGRVTVYEPRGQYQIVVDSAEPKGLGALQLAFEQLKEKLAGEGLFDEKHKKPIPLLPRKVGIITSSQGAALHDMVTILTRRFPNLSILINPVRVQGDGATKEIAQAIAEMNARSDVDVLIVGRGGGSLEDLWAFNEEIVVRAVFASDIPIISAVGHETDFSLSDLAADLRAPTPSAAAELAAPEKEELLTTLSQHRSSLKFAVGQFLKGLAGQIAFLRRQIKDPRRVLEDWKMRVDDMSSRALQAQKRNLKELRLRIEGLRRHFESLSPHAPLKRGYSIVFKEGQKIPLRSPAGVIRGELLEIRLGEGSLRAKVV; this is translated from the coding sequence GTGCTTCCCCTTCTTCAAACCGACACCCGCAAAATTTACACCGTCTCCGAAGTGACGCGGGACATCCGCGGTCTGCTGGAGGATAATTTCCCCACGATCTGGCTCTCCGGAGAAATTTCCAATTTCCGCACCCCGTCGTCGGGTCATTTTTATTTTACGCTCAAAGACGAATCGGCGCAGATCGCCGCCGTGATGTTTCGCGGGAATAATCACTCGCTCAAGTTCAGCCTCAAAGACGGCCTCGGCGTCATCGTCCATGGCCGCGTCACCGTTTACGAGCCGCGCGGGCAGTATCAGATCGTCGTCGATTCCGCCGAGCCCAAAGGGCTTGGGGCGCTTCAGTTGGCTTTTGAACAACTCAAGGAAAAACTGGCCGGCGAGGGACTCTTCGACGAAAAACACAAGAAACCGATTCCCCTTCTCCCGCGCAAGGTAGGCATTATCACCTCTTCCCAGGGCGCGGCGCTCCACGACATGGTGACCATTCTCACCCGCCGGTTTCCCAACCTCTCAATTCTCATCAACCCCGTCCGGGTGCAGGGAGACGGGGCGACCAAAGAAATCGCCCAGGCGATTGCCGAGATGAACGCGCGATCCGACGTGGATGTGCTCATTGTCGGCAGAGGCGGCGGCTCTCTTGAAGACCTCTGGGCGTTTAATGAAGAGATTGTGGTTCGCGCCGTTTTTGCCTCCGACATCCCGATCATCTCCGCCGTCGGCCATGAAACCGATTTTTCGCTCTCCGATCTTGCGGCTGATTTACGGGCGCCCACCCCCTCCGCGGCGGCGGAGTTGGCGGCGCCCGAAAAGGAAGAACTTCTCACCACCCTTTCTCAACACCGGTCGTCGTTGAAGTTTGCCGTCGGTCAGTTTCTTAAAGGCCTGGCCGGGCAAATCGCTTTTTTAAGGCGGCAGATCAAAGACCCCCGCCGGGTGCTGGAAGACTGGAAGATGCGCGTCGATGACATGTCGTCCCGCGCCCTTCAGGCCCAAAAACGGAATCTGAAGGAACTCCGCTTGCGCATCGAAGGACTCCGGCGGCATTTTGAATCGCTTTCCCCCCATGCCCCCCTCAAACGGGGCTACAGCATTGTGTTCAAAGAGGGTCAAAAAATCCCCCTCCGTTCGCCTGCCGGGGTTATCCGTGGGGAATTGCTGGAAATCCGGCTTGGCGAAGGCTCGTTGCGGGCGAAAGTGGTTTGA